The following are encoded in a window of Labrus bergylta chromosome 16, fLabBer1.1, whole genome shotgun sequence genomic DNA:
- the elfn1a gene encoding protein ELFN1 yields the protein MACSSGMVMSALFWSVAIVYLTHIGRVSGDCWLIEGEKGFVWLAICSQNQPPYEAIPQHINSTIVDLRLNENKIKSIHYSALSRFANLTYLNLTKNEISYIEDGAFSAQFNLQVLQMGFNKLRNLTEGILRGLGKLQYLYLQANLIETVTPNAFWECPNIENIDLSMNRIQQLDGSTFTSLTKLTTCELYTNPFNCSCELLGFVKWLSVFPNRTNERMVCDSPPGVSGYSLLSQNPNNPTYRNALHMLTTVCTDDYVTPFIPLPPEPTTPPPDSTLCGLEDCPSGTEPEDLTISTTYNDVEVSPMMKMKQVSNTGATITVQIPYPFKKMYILVLYNNSFFTFIKNLKDIKEDVELKNLKPQTDYTYCVASVRNSLRHNHTCLTITTGPRNGKENAVNNATATHYIMTILGCLFSMVIFLGVVYYCLRRKRQQDEKHKKSSSLKKNIMELKYGQELEGGTISRMSQKQLLAGESMARMPYLPTASEMEQYKFQEINDTPQMMKGNYMEVRSMDHHERRECDMGMPGNSQGSVAEISTIAKEVDKVNQIINNCIDALKSESTSFQGVKSGAVSNAEPQLVLISEHPQSKSGLLSPGYKDSYHHSLQRHRTSDASPKRPSTATGGPRSPRPYRSESKYIEKTSPTGETILTVTPAAAILRAEADKIRQYSDHRHSYPDAQIEELEGPDGHKSSMLEPLTHSRSRDLAYAHMSSHYHNLSYSSSPEYYCKPSHSIWEKFKLHRKRHKDDEYMAAGHALRKKVQFAKDEDLHDILDYWKGVSAQHKS from the coding sequence ATGGCCTGCAGCTCAGGCATGGTGATGAGTGCCTTGTTTTGGTCTGTAGCCATTGTATATTTGACTCATATTGGCAGAGTCAGTGGAGACTGCTGGCTAATCGAGGGTGAAAAGGGCTTTGTTTGGCTTGCGATTTGTAGCCAAAACCAACCACCATATGAGGCCATCCCACAGCATATCAACAGCACCATTGTTGACCTTCGtctaaatgaaaacaagatcAAAAGTATACATTATTCCGCCCTAAGTCGCTTTGCCAACTTGACTTACCTGAACCTGACCAAGAATGAAATCTCCTACATAGAGGATGGGGCCTTTTCTGCTCAATTTAATCTACAAGTCCTTCAAATGGGCTTCAACAAGTTGCGGAACCTGACAGAGGGGATCCTCAGGGGTTTAGGAAAGCTGCAGTACCTCTACCTCCAGGCAAACCTTATTGAGACTGTGACACCCAATGCCTTTTGGGAATGCCCAAACATTGAGAACATTGATCTCTCCATGAACCGAATACAACAGTTAGATGGGTCCACATTTACCAGTTTGACCAAACTGACCACCTGTGAGTTATACACAAACCCGTTCAACTGCTCATGTGAGTTACTTGGTTTTGTCAAATGGCTCTCAGTTTTCCCCAACAGGACCAATGAGCGGATGGTGTGTGACTCTCCGCCTGGTGTTTCTGGTTATAGTTTACTCAGCCAGAATCCTAACAATCCGACATACCGAAATGCACTCCACATGCTCACCACTGTGTGTACTGATGACTACGTGACACCATTTATTCCCCTACCCCCAGAGCCCACGACACCCCCACCAGACTCAACACTTTGTGGGTTGGAAGACTGTCCCTCAGGTACAGAACCAGAAGACCTTACCATCAGTACAACCTACAATGATGTGGAAGTATCCCCTATGATGAAAATGAAGCAAGTATCAAATACAGGTGCCACCATCACAGTTCAGATTCCTTATCCTTTCAAGAAGATGTATATCCTGGTTTTGTATAACAATagctttttcacatttattaaaaaCCTGAAAGACATAAAAGAGGACGTCGAACTCAAAAACCTTAAACCCCAAACTGATTACACATACTGTGTCGCTTCCGTGCGTAATTCTCTTAGACACAACCACACTTGTCTGACAATCACTACTGGACCTCggaatggaaaagaaaatgctgtGAACAACGCAACCGCTACTCACTACATCATGACCATTTTGGGCTGCCTCTTTAGCATGGTCATTTTCCTTGGTGTGGTCTACTACTGCTTGCGAAGGAAGCGTCAGCAAgatgaaaagcacaaaaaatcgagtagcctgaaaaaaaatataatggaACTTAAATATGGTCAAGAGCTGGAAGGTGGGACTATTTCTAGAATGTCTCAGAAGCAGCTGCTGGCCGGGGAGAGCATGGCTCGTATGCCATACTTACCAACTGCTTCTGAGATGGAGCAGTACAAATTTCAAGAGATAAATGATACACCTCAAATGATGAAAGGAAATTATATGGAGGTGAGAAGTATGGACCACCATGAACGCAGGGAGTGTGACATGGGTATGCCTGGGAATAGCCAAGGGTCGGTGGCAGAGATCTCCACCATTGCAAAAGAGGTCGATAAAGTCAATCAAATCATCAATAACTGTATAGATGCTCTTAAGTCAGAATCCACATCTTTTCAGGGGGTCAAATCTGGAGCAGTTTCCAACGCAGAGCCTCAGCTCGTTCTTATATCAGAACACCCACAGAGTAAATCTGGCCTTCTATCCCCAGGTTATAAGGACAGCTACCATCACTCCCTGCAGAGGCATCGGACCTCTGACGCCTCCCCAAAGAGACCCAGCACTGCCACAGGAGGACCACGAAGCCCCAGGCCTTATCGCTCTGAGTCCAAGTACATAGAGAAAACCTCCCCGACAGGAGAGACCATCCTCACTGTAACACCTGCCGCCGCCATCCTGAGGGCAGAGGCAGACAAGATTCGCCAGTACAGTGACCACCGGCACTCGTATCCCGACGCTCAAATAGAGGAACTTGAAGGACCTGACGGCCACAAGTCCTCCATGCTGGAGCCTCTAACTCACTCCCGCTCCAGAGACTTAGCATATGCCCATATGTCTTCTCATTACCATAATCTAAGCTACTCCTCCAGTCCTGAATATTACTGCAAACCTTCACACAGCATTTGGGAGAAATTCAAACTCCACCGTAAACGACACAAAGATGACGAGTACATGGCGGCGGGACATGCACTGCGTAAGAAAGTCCAGTTTGCAAAGGATGAGGACCTCCATGATATTCTAGACTACTGGAAAGGTGTCTCTGCCCAACATAAATCATAA